One stretch of Methanomassiliicoccales archaeon DNA includes these proteins:
- a CDS encoding helix-turn-helix domain-containing protein, with amino-acid sequence MIPEKILTKASSCQDVIKCAFNLNDFELLVYKKLSEQGASNANSLAAALGKERSTVYRALQKLVACGMCYRETKAIERGGYYHLYTAIDRKELKRKLEECVNSWYSQILDAISKFD; translated from the coding sequence ATGATCCCAGAAAAAATTCTGACAAAAGCATCAAGTTGCCAGGATGTCATTAAGTGTGCCTTCAACCTCAACGACTTTGAATTATTAGTTTATAAGAAATTATCAGAACAAGGTGCCTCGAATGCCAACAGCTTAGCGGCCGCCCTTGGAAAGGAAAGAAGCACGGTTTATAGAGCTTTGCAAAAACTCGTCGCATGTGGAATGTGCTATAGAGAGACCAAGGCGATTGAAAGAGGTGGGTATTATCATCTGTACACAGCAATCGACCGTAAGGAATTAAAAAGGAAACTGGAAGAGTGTGTCAATAGTTGGTACTCTCAGATACTAGACGCGATTTCAAAATTTGATTGA
- the pyrB gene encoding aspartate carbamoyltransferase has product MSSFRNSDIVSIRDLSKEGIEEIMNLAEKLIPYAKGEKRTRALEGRILANLFFEPSTRTRLSFESAMVRLGGSVLDVSFPMMTSVAKGETLADTIRMVESYADIIVLRHPHEGAARLAAHFSSKPVINGGDGAGQHPTQTILDLFTIRREKGRIEGMNVVLVGDLKYGRTAHSLAEALALFGANLYFVAPHNLQMPKETLKEVERLGQRPKVTSKLEEVIPVADVLYVTRIQRERFPDPSEYLKVAGSYRIDKSVLREAKKDLIIMHPLPRVDEIAPEVDNTAHARYFHQAFNGVPIRMAILILLLGGNLDEGL; this is encoded by the coding sequence ATGAGTTCCTTTAGGAATTCTGACATTGTTTCGATAAGGGATCTGTCAAAAGAAGGCATTGAAGAGATTATGAACCTTGCAGAAAAATTAATTCCATATGCAAAAGGTGAGAAGAGAACAAGAGCTCTGGAAGGACGCATTCTTGCCAATTTGTTCTTTGAGCCTTCCACGCGAACGAGACTCTCATTTGAGAGCGCCATGGTAAGGTTGGGAGGAAGTGTACTCGATGTCTCATTTCCGATGATGACCTCTGTGGCGAAGGGAGAGACCCTTGCTGATACAATCCGCATGGTAGAGTCCTATGCGGATATCATTGTATTACGGCATCCGCATGAGGGTGCCGCGAGATTGGCAGCGCACTTTTCATCGAAACCTGTTATCAACGGCGGAGACGGAGCTGGGCAACATCCCACACAGACCATTCTTGACCTTTTCACGATCAGGAGAGAAAAGGGTAGAATCGAGGGCATGAATGTTGTACTTGTGGGCGATCTGAAATATGGAAGGACTGCTCATTCTCTTGCAGAGGCACTTGCACTTTTTGGCGCAAACCTCTACTTTGTAGCCCCTCACAATCTTCAGATGCCAAAGGAGACGCTCAAAGAAGTAGAGCGCCTTGGCCAGAGGCCAAAGGTCACGTCAAAACTAGAGGAGGTTATCCCTGTAGCAGATGTCCTCTACGTTACAAGAATTCAGCGCGAACGTTTTCCAGATCCTAGCGAGTATCTCAAAGTTGCTGGTTCTTACAGAATTGATAAATCGGTTTTAAGAGAAGCAAAAAAGGATCTTATCATCATGCATCCTTTGCCGCGCGTTGATGAGATAGCTCCTGAGGTCGACAACACTGCCCATGCAAGATATTTCCATCAAGCATTCAATGGCGTCCCCATAAGGATGGCAATTCTTATTCTGCTACTGGGAGGTAATTTAGATGAAGGACTTTAG
- the pyrI gene encoding aspartate carbamoyltransferase regulatory subunit — translation MKDFRVTPIRNGTVIDHIECGMALKVLRIIGVDGEKIHSTVSVLMHVPSKKAGWKDVVKVEDRELDPSEVDKIALISPRATINIIRDFNVAEKYKVKLPDVVRGIVRCGNPNCITNLSEPVEPEFAVECKDPPILRCIYCDRILENISDHII, via the coding sequence ATGAAGGACTTTAGGGTGACTCCAATAAGAAATGGAACTGTAATCGATCATATAGAATGTGGAATGGCGCTGAAGGTACTGAGGATCATCGGTGTTGACGGTGAGAAAATACATTCGACTGTGAGTGTGCTCATGCACGTGCCCTCAAAAAAGGCAGGCTGGAAAGACGTTGTGAAGGTTGAGGACAGAGAGCTCGATCCAAGTGAAGTAGACAAGATTGCACTTATTTCTCCGAGGGCCACGATCAACATAATAAGGGATTTCAATGTAGCAGAGAAATACAAGGTTAAACTCCCAGATGTTGTAAGGGGGATCGTGAGATGTGGTAATCCCAATTGTATAACAAATCTCTCTGAACCTGTTGAGCCAGAATTCGCTGTGGAATGTAAAGATCCACCGATACTCCGCTGCATTTACTGTGATAGAATTCTCGAGAACATTTCGGATCACATTATTTGA
- a CDS encoding roadblock/LC7 domain-containing protein produces MVSLTTGGSLEEVFDNIVREEIAESPYIENVFLISKTGLMIAGKSRASSYSETFSAMAAVMYSSAESARSVNSKEKLDYLKVVFENTKIFIKELNAALLLVAIVNREVDDLKAINDMQKIMIRIKENFVWLR; encoded by the coding sequence GTGGTTTCCTTGACTACTGGTGGATCATTGGAAGAGGTATTTGATAATATTGTGCGGGAGGAAATCGCAGAATCGCCTTATATTGAGAATGTTTTCCTCATATCCAAAACCGGCTTGATGATAGCGGGTAAGAGCCGCGCTTCAAGTTATTCAGAAACCTTCTCTGCTATGGCCGCGGTTATGTATTCCTCAGCTGAATCAGCGAGATCGGTCAACTCTAAAGAAAAACTCGATTATCTCAAAGTAGTTTTTGAGAATACAAAGATCTTCATAAAAGAGCTCAATGCAGCTTTACTCCTCGTAGCTATTGTTAATCGTGAGGTAGATGATCTGAAAGCAATTAATGATATGCAAAAGATCATGATACGTATTAAGGAAAATTTCGTCTGGTTGAGATAG
- a CDS encoding AAA family ATPase: MSGENVKIIIVTGMPGAGKEEFVKVSRELGYDVVRMGDVVRIEAVKKQIPLDDQGIGGFAHSERVRLGYDIWAKRTIPLIKSKRTVIDGCRGEKELMVFKNAFDDDAVVVAIHSSAKTRYERLRRRNRSDAPTNFEEFKERDSRELGWGLGNLIALADYMIVNEGSLEEFKEQVRKLLKEINGYENQGC; the protein is encoded by the coding sequence GTGAGCGGTGAAAATGTGAAAATAATCATCGTAACAGGAATGCCAGGTGCGGGTAAAGAAGAATTCGTAAAAGTCTCAAGAGAGCTTGGGTATGATGTGGTGAGAATGGGGGATGTGGTTAGGATTGAGGCTGTAAAGAAACAAATACCTCTCGATGATCAGGGCATTGGAGGGTTTGCCCATTCAGAAAGAGTGAGGTTGGGTTATGATATATGGGCAAAGCGCACAATTCCGCTGATAAAGAGCAAGAGGACCGTTATAGATGGATGCCGCGGCGAAAAGGAGCTGATGGTATTCAAAAATGCATTCGATGATGACGCTGTAGTGGTAGCTATACATTCTTCGGCAAAAACACGGTACGAGCGTTTGAGAAGACGGAACCGTTCAGATGCGCCAACAAACTTTGAAGAGTTCAAAGAGAGAGATTCAAGAGAATTGGGGTGGGGACTCGGGAACCTCATTGCTCTTGCCGATTACATGATCGTTAACGAGGGTTCCTTAGAAGAGTTTAAAGAGCAGGTTCGAAAGCTGTTAAAAGAGATCAATGGATATGAAAATCAAGGCTGTTAA